One genomic segment of Misgurnus anguillicaudatus chromosome 23, ASM2758022v2, whole genome shotgun sequence includes these proteins:
- the LOC141359449 gene encoding E3 SUMO-protein ligase ZBED1-like yields the protein MAPRSASVVWRYFTLESAKNEVKCQICDKKLAYNKTTSPMIKHLRAVHKKEVTEEDQEDAEGETPPATKKRLIQPSIEQQFGAKMPYPAQSLPKKNLDQKLIEFIIKDMQPLSVVEDKGFRAFVNTLDPKYRIPCRQTTKQLILERYSKEKQALKDQLTAVQSVCLTTDLWTSVAMESYISVTAHYISDDFSLQSKLLEVEGFEGRHTADAIATHLRSIILEWGLQDKVFCVTTDNGANVVAAVKKLNMRHLPCFAHTLNLIVKDSLAAVTELDDLRSKVRRVVGFFRSSCTAKEKLDNLQKDLKMPQLRLLQEVETRWNSTYLMLERFFNLREPLSAAMSNMDLPMFFPQDWAAMADAIEVLRPFLEVTEEMSAESNVTSSKLIVLVRNLQKLTRNMANSYAPESVGHRLAGSLNKHLTKRCGDYESTRFLAVSMLLDPRFKKVAFGIDANAENAIRALTSEASQHNAESQPEATTSQHIQQTGASCVWSDFDSKVKQQINTNVDTITEVKLYLSQPNISRMSSALDFWKEQGQKFPNLQTLTKKYLAIMATSVPSERVFSKSGELISKRRSCLKSSQVKRMMFLHYNM from the exons ATGGCTCCAAGGTCAGCATCAGTAGTCTGGCGCTACTTTACTTTAGAATCTGCAAAAAATGAAGTGAAATGCCAAATTTGCGATAAAAAGTTGGCATATAATAAAACAACATCCCCAATGATTAAACATCTTAGGGCCGTTCACAAAAAGGAGGTGACAGAGGAGGATCAG GAGGATGCGGAGGGAGAAACTCCGCCTGCCACGAAAAAGCGTTTGATCCAGCCATCAATTGAACAACAGTTTGGAGCCAAGATGCCATACCCTG CTCAAAGTCTTCCAAAAAAAAACCTGGATCAAAAGTTAATTGAGTTCATAATTAAGGACATGCAGCCACTATCTGTTGTGGAAGATAAAGGTTTTCGAGCATTCGTGAATACACTTGATCCAAAGTACAGGATTCCATGCagacaaacaacaaaacaactaATTTTGGAAAGATATTCGAAAGAAAAACAAGCTCTGAAGGACCAGCTCACT GCTGTACAAAGTGTCTGTCTCACAACTGACCTGTGGACATCTGTTGCAATGGAATCATATATTTCTGTGACAGCACATTACATTTCTGATGATTTCTCTCTGCAGTCCAAATTACTGGAGGTTGAAgg ATTTGAAGGAAGACACACAGCTGATGCCATAGCTACACACCTCCGCAGTATCATTCTGGAGTGGGGTCTTCAGGACAAAGTTTTTTGTGTAACTACAGACAACGGAGCAAATGTGGTTGCAGCAGTAAAAAAATTGAACATGAGACATCTGCCATGCTTTGCGCACACTCTCAATCTTATTGTAAAAGACAGTCTTGCTGCAGTCACTGAACTTGATGACTTGAGATCCAAAGTGAGGAGAGTGGTAGGATTTTTTAGATCCAGTTGCACAGCAAAAGAGAAGTTAGACAACTTGCAGAAAGACTTGAAAATGCCCCAACTGCGCCTTCTCCAGGAAGTTGAAACTAGGTGGAATTCCACCTATTTAATGCTAGAGAGGTTTTTTAACCTCCGGGAACCCCTCTCTGCAGCAATGAGCAACATGGACCTACCCATGTTTTTCCCCCAGGACTGGGCTGCAATGGCTGATGCAATTGAG GTCCTGAGACCATTCCTGGAGGTGACAGAGGAAATGTCTGCAGAAAGCAATGTCACATCCTCGAAGTTGATTGTGTTGGTGCGAAACCTGCAAAAACTGACAAGAAATATGGCAAACTCGTATGCTCCGGAGTCTGTTGGTCATAGGCTTGCAGGCTCTTTAAACAAGCACCTGACCAAAAGGTGTGGTGACTATGAATCAACTAG ATTTCTTGCAGTGTCAATGCTGCTAGATCCTAGGTTTAAGAAAGTAGCATTCGGCATTGATGCAAATGCAGAAAATGCTATACGAGCATTGACATCAGAGGCCAGCCAGCATAATGCGGAATCCCAACCAGAGGCAACAACTTCACAGCACATACAACAAACTGGGGCTAGTTGTGTGTGGTCTGATTTTGACTCGAAG GTAAAACAGCAAATAAACACTAATGTGGATACCATCACTGAAGTGAAATTGTACCTCTCGCAGCCAAATATTAGCAGAATGTCTTCGGCATTGGACTTTTGGAAAGAACAGGGACAAAAGTTCCCAAACTTACAGACACTTACAAAGAAATACTTGGCCATAATGGCAACATCTGTGCCAAGTGAGCGTGTATTTTCGAAATCTGGCGAGCTTATTTCAAAACGCCGCTCTTGCCTAAAGAGCTCTCAGGTGAAAAGGAtgatgtttttgcattacaataTGTAA